Proteins from a single region of Dictyostelium discoideum AX4 chromosome 5 chromosome, whole genome shotgun sequence:
- the sir2D gene encoding NAD(+)-dependent deacetylase, silent information regulator protein family protein (Similar to +~Similar to Sir2): MNKRSLENNELNEIQNNQNKNNNNKINKEIPSDNTPLKKLKSINSLEQLQEVDEDEDLDVEIDTKLINKLDKKGRKYEFVGEGYSDEEQISDDYEDDESSEYEYGYENEDELLDDEDHLDNINEIKKIQKKLVNTETSTSITNTSSTTTTSTSTTTTTTTKTQINETILLDILNNNKDEVDDEIQRIGNNVGNSKEEEGEEEEENIELVARSFIYKHIQEKKSLGIDPIEFTKDIGFKLELEKDDDAWEIITAFLTRKKVAVNLFLNYLKYNTLARPYRKKIATLDLSTFEKVCQLFESSKNIVIITGAGVSVSCGIPDFRSKGGVYETIEKKYNLPRPESLFDIHYLRANPLPFFEFAKEIFPGNHKPSPTHSFIKLLDEKGKLLRNYTQNIDTLEHVAGIDREKLVNCHGSFSTATCITCKLTVDGTTIRDTIMKMEIPLCQQCNDGQSFMKPDIVFFGENLPDRFDQCVLKDVKDIDLLIVMGSSLQVQPVSLLPDIVDKQIPQILINRELVAQPHEFDYVYLGDCDQFVQDLLNKVKW; encoded by the exons ATGAATAAGAGATctttagaaaataatgaactaaacgaaattcaaaataatcaaaataaaaataataataataaaataaataaagaaatccCTTCTGATAATACACccttaaaaaaatt aaaatctATAAATAGTTTAGAACAATTACAAGAAgtagatgaagatgaagatttagatgttgaaattgatactaaattaattaataaattggaTAAAAAAGGAAGAAAGTATGAATTTGTTGGTGAAGGATATTCCGATGAAGAACAAATAAGTGATGActatgaagatgatgaaagtAGTGAATATGAGTATGGgtatgaaaatgaagatgaattattagatgatgaagatcatttagataatattaatgaaattaagaaaattcaaaaaaaattagtaaatacAGAAACCAGCACTTCAATAACAAACACTTcatcaaccacaacaacatcaacatcaacaacaacaacaacaacaacaaaaacacaaataaatgaaacaatattattggatattttaaataataataaagatgaagttgatgatgaaattcaaAGAATTGGAAATAATGTTGGAAAttcaaaagaagaagaaggagaagaagaagaagaaaatattgaattggTTGCACGtagttttatatataaacatattcaagaaaagaaatcattgGGGATTGATCCAATTGAGTTTACCAAAGATATTGGATTTAAATTGGAATTAGAGAAAGATGATGATGCATGGGAAATTATAACGGCATTTTTAACAAGGAAAAAAGTGGcagtaaatttatttttaaattatttaaagtatAATACATTGGCAAGACCCTATAGAAAAAAGATAGCAACATTGGATTTATCAACATTTGAAAAGGTTTgtcaattatttgaatcgAGTAAAAACATTGTAATTATAACTGGTGCTGGTGTATCAGTTTCATGTGGTATTCCAGATTTTAGATCAAAAGGTGGCGTTTACGAAACTattgaaaagaaatataatttaCCAAGACCAGAATCATTGTTTGATATTCATTACTTACGTGCAAATCCTTTACCTTTCTTTGAATTTGCAAAAGAGATCTTCCCTGGTAATCATAAACCATCACCAACTCATTCCTTTATAAAACTTTTGGATGAAAAAGGTAAACTACTTAGAAATTACACTCAAAACATCGATACATTGGAACATGTTGCAGGTATTGATAGAGAGAAATTGGTCAATTGTCATGGTAGTTTCTCAACTGCAACTTGTATCACTTGTAAATTAACTGTCGATGGTACCACCATTCGTGATACCATCATGAAAATGGAAATACCCTTGTGTCAACAATGTAATGATGGTCAATCATTCATGAAACCCGATATTGTTTTCTTTGGTGAAAATCTACCTGACCGATTCGATCAATGTGTACTCAAAGATGTAAAAGATATTGATTTACTAATTGTTATGGGTTCATCATTACAAGTCCAACCTGTGTCTTTATTACCCGATATAGTTGATAAACAAATAcctcaaatattaattaatcgTGAGTTGGTTGCTCAACCTCACGAATTTGATTATGTTTATTTAGGTGATTGCGATCAATTTGTtcaagatttattaaataaagttaaatggtga